The genome window TTGTAGAGTAGAGAATGAAGCTCGGACCGAAAAGACGCACCGAAAGCTGCAGCATATTTGGCAATACGAGCAGTTATAGTAAGATAATAAATACAGTTGGATCATCCAGAAGGTTGCACGTTGCCATAAGTGCAATGCCTTGTAATGCAACTACTTAATCGAAGCTTATCTTCCTATATGttacacatatgtactttaATTGCAATGTGTAATTTGCCGTGCAAGCACTTAATTGAAATTCTTTAATTTCCGGTCAACTTCGGTCATTTCTCTCACATCCTGCTTACGTCAATCGATTGTGAAGCCGAAGAAGGCAAGACAATATCAGAGCCACGGCCACTTAACAATCAAACTTATGCTGCTTTCAAGAGTGCCAATGTTATTAAGGTCCATCTTCATTCAAATTCATTCAAGCAACACTCACTGGAGCGTTTGTATCTAACGTATCGTCAGCGTCAAAAGTCACTGATCATTGTCAATCTGGTTGACATTATGCTTAAAGTG of Bactrocera tryoni isolate S06 unplaced genomic scaffold, CSIRO_BtryS06_freeze2 ctg7180000198765_QRY, whole genome shotgun sequence contains these proteins:
- the LOC120779345 gene encoding adenylyl cyclase 78C-like, which gives rise to MKLGPKRRTESCSIFGNTSSYTEEGKTISEPRPLNNQTYAAFKSANVIKVHLHSNSFKQHSLERLYLTYRQRQKSLIIVNLVDIMLKVTLAIVWFSRESSNAITRRVEIMGKVTWNTSSAHNF